The DNA segment ATAAGAAAACGTGAAGCAGCAATTATCGTTCTTTCGGGATTCGCATTGCTCTTCTTATCCACTGCAGGAGATATTCTGAGTCTTAACGCCATCATAAGCAGCTTTTCCATACCATATATGCAGTTCGGCATTTTCTTTTTCATAATGTGCATGGCGAGCGCTCTTGCATTGAGAATGACAAGGGCTTTCAGGGCGCAGGAGATACTCTCGGAAAAGCTCACGGTGAAATCAAGGGAGCTGACTGAAAAAAATATAGAGCTGGACAATGATATTGCTATACGTATTCAGACCGAACGTGAATTGACGGACACGAGAAATTATCTGGACAACGTATTCAATTCTCTTTCCTCAATCCTTGCATCAGCCGATTCTTCAGGCAGGATTACGCAATGGAACACAAGGGCGGAAACATTCACCGGAATAAAAGAGGAGGATGCGAAGGGGCTTTATTTATGGGACTGCCTTACATTTCTGAAGGAATTCAGGGACGACATCATGAATGTGATCAATGAAAGGAATCCCAGGATGTTTGATAATATAAATAATGAAGAGACATCCGGAAGATATTTCAAGATCACGCTTTCTCCCTTGAAGTTTTCAGATTCCGGCGGTGTGGTCGTTTCAGCGGAGGACTGCACCGAATTGGTAATGAAGGAAAAACAGCTCAGACATGCGCAGAAGATGGAGACTATCGGGACCCTTGCCGGTGGGCTGGCGCACGATTTCAACAATGTCCTTGCAGGGATCATCGGCCCGATCTCGCTCATTCAGTACAAGATGGATGCGCACGGCGTGCCTGACAAGGAATTCATGGAGAAACAGCTGTCGGTTATGAGTGTATCGGCGAACCGTGCGGCGGACATGATCAAGCAGCTGCTGGCTGTTTCCAAGCGCAGGGAGATGGATTTCACGGCGATAGACCTGAATGACTCTATCAGAAATGTCCTTGCGATATGCGAAAACTCAATCGACAAAGCCATAAAGATAAAGGTTTCATATTCTTCCAAGGCTGTTGTGCTGGGAGATCAGACCCAGATAGAGCAGGTGCTCCTCAATCTCTGTGTGAATGCCGTTCATGCAATGACTATAATGAGACCGGATAATGATCCATATAAAGGCGAACTGAGTGTTTCAATTGAAAAGTTCAAGACGGACCCCGTTTTCTGTTTGAACCACCAGGAGGCCCTGTCCGGAGAATACTGGAGACTTTCAGTTCAGGATACCGGCGTGGGTATGACCGAAGATATCAAGGCGAAGATATTCGATCCGTTCTTTACCACCAAGGAGATCGATAAGGGAACGGGCCTGGGCCTTTCGATGGTCTACAGCATCGTAAAACAGCACAAGGGATTCATGTCCGTTTATTCCGAGCCGATGATAGGCTCACAGTTCAATATTTTCCTTCCCTCGATTGAAGATATGCTCATGCGTAATGAAAAGGTTTCAGACAAGCTGGTTCATCTTGACGGGAAAACGGTTCTCATAGTGGATGATGAAGCGTTCATAAGGGACAGCCTGAGGACGATGGCCGAAGAATTCGGCCTGAAGGCAATCGATGCACCGGACGGGGAAG comes from the Desulfomonilia bacterium genome and includes:
- a CDS encoding response regulator, encoding MNMKFLRILATVLFVLLAVLSACTGKESSKAAPVAVNGVLDLRNWNIEKDGPVKLQGQWDFYWKDFVSPDAFSGVNVPVPTVYANVPGFWKNIRIGGKNLPVEGFATYHLRILLNRAGRDLVIKHHTIHTAHRMFINGILKGQDGKLAVTAGDEIPDNLPDVVDAGIDKNVMDVVIHVSNFSSFNCGLGETIKIGVKKQILDTWRKALYVDVFLKGSIIVIGLFYLIIYLFRRQDRANLLFGVFCLMLALIIESIGENYFYRLMLPGVPYKVRLVLNDCCVFLAVAVFTSFIRELFPLETPRIFVKAVWMVSLLFSAATLVFPSIIYVRLLIYYQFFIIIPWGIILTGMIIIAVIRKREAAIIVLSGFALLFLSTAGDILSLNAIISSFSIPYMQFGIFFFIMCMASALALRMTRAFRAQEILSEKLTVKSRELTEKNIELDNDIAIRIQTERELTDTRNYLDNVFNSLSSILASADSSGRITQWNTRAETFTGIKEEDAKGLYLWDCLTFLKEFRDDIMNVINERNPRMFDNINNEETSGRYFKITLSPLKFSDSGGVVVSAEDCTELVMKEKQLRHAQKMETIGTLAGGLAHDFNNVLAGIIGPISLIQYKMDAHGVPDKEFMEKQLSVMSVSANRAADMIKQLLAVSKRREMDFTAIDLNDSIRNVLAICENSIDKAIKIKVSYSSKAVVLGDQTQIEQVLLNLCVNAVHAMTIMRPDNDPYKGELSVSIEKFKTDPVFCLNHQEALSGEYWRLSVQDTGVGMTEDIKAKIFDPFFTTKEIDKGTGLGLSMVYSIVKQHKGFMSVYSEPMIGSQFNIFLPSIEDMLMRNEKVSDKLVHLDGKTVLIVDDEAFIRDSLRTMAEEFGLKAIDAPDGEEALLIFEKEKDSIDIVILDMMMPKKSGRQTMKEMMDMKKDVRIIISSGFSRDDRVESMISLGAKAFIHKPYTIEKLNEALKEAFLVK